In the Malaya genurostris strain Urasoe2022 chromosome 1, Malgen_1.1, whole genome shotgun sequence genome, one interval contains:
- the LOC131425862 gene encoding gamma-aminobutyric acid receptor subunit alpha-6 isoform X1 produces the protein MMLKLLLFILGSSFLGITSKVSCYSVKVGHIQQHNTLENGLLIAANISIGHLRKHKFVYYLPSRVNGASSDGKQQQHNSSSFLKHDYTNNTNKANFELRGDLLPTKPRRIRHIPISTDRSTSIDERPPLQQHQPEQPELQKKYQRYYIYSSAPRERAAGTEQDADRFMASKYDLFRSRSGANGLPTRSLNISNQEYEYESYRKVKKRSAADDMLSKNITMILENLLKSYENSQMPTHGQGIPTVVKTNILIRSMGPMSELEMDYSMDCYFRQYWRDKRLSFHGPIKSLSLSIKMLERIWRPDTYFYNGKHSHIHTITVPNKLLRLSQDGEILYSMRLTIKASCLMQLRSFPMDRQSCPLVLGSYAYSRQQLIYEWQNDESVNFVPGMTLSQFDLMSFHQKNYTFARREGEFSVLHVSFNLQRHTGYFLIQVYVPCILIVVLSWVSFWIHREATSDRVGLGITTVLTLSTISLDSRTDLPKVRYATALDWFLLMSFFYCIATLLEFAGVHYFTKVGSGEIPLDEDEWEDIDNVVEIGLSVICSGMRSRTASINDSPQRLMPPRRRNSLICPIYNDPHHMFKPTTSHLSTMERTTQTEPPKEPRWKQLWLCFLGDDQFRRRRQREATGRAGANRHVNSVSLIDQAARVMFPASFTFFNVLYWLCYYTYQADFTWSPLKEQS, from the exons GATAACCAGCAAGGTATCATGCTATTCCGTGAAGGTAGGCCACATTCAGCAGCACAACACACTGGAAAATGGACTGCTGATTGCCGCAAATATTTCGATCGGTCACCTGCGCAAACACAAGTTCGTCTACTATCTGCCAAG CAGAGTCAACGGTGCATCTTCCGACGgcaagcagcagcagcacaacTCGTCCTCCTTTCTCAAACACGACTACACAAACAACACCAACAAAGCTAACTTCGAACTACGGGGAGATCTTCTACCAACAAAACCTCGCCGAATACGCCACATTCCAATTTCAACGGACCGATCAACTTCGATCGACGAGCGACCACCGCTGCAACAACATCAACCAGAACAACCAGAGCTCCAGAAGAAATATCAACGCTATTACATCTATAGTAGTGCTCCTCGCGAGCGTGCTGCAGGAACAGAACAGGATGCGGATCGATTTATGGCCAGCAAATATGATCTTTTTAGATCGCGATCGGGAGCTAATGGGCTACCGACTagatcattgaatatctcgaatCAAGAATACGAGTACGAATCTTATCGAAAAGTGAAAAAACGCAGCGCCGCAGATGACATGCTAAGTAAAAACATTACGATGATTTTGGAAAATCTACTCAAGAGTTATGAGAACTCCCAGATGCCCACACATGGACAAG GCATTCCTACGGTTGTCAAGACAAATATACTGATTCGTAGCATGGGACCAATGTCGGAACTAGAAATG GACTACTCTATGGATTGCTACTTCCGTCAATACTGGCGTGATAAACGGCTTAGCTTCCACGGTCCAATCAAGAGCCTATCGTTGAGCATTAAAATGCTCGAACGAATCTGGCGACCGGATACGTATTTCTACAATGGGAAACATTCGCACATCCACACCATCACGGTTCCGAACAAACTGCTCCGGTTGAGTCAAGACGGTGAAATTCTGTACTCAATGCGCCTGACGATTAAAGCCTCCTGTTTGATGCAATTGCGAAGCTTTCCAATGGACCGTCAGTCGTGTCCGCTGGTATTGGGAAGTTACGCCTACTCCCGGCAGCAGCTAATCTACGAGTGGCAAAATGACGAATCGGTCAACTTCGTGCCCGGAATGACCCTCAGTCAGTTCGATCTGATGAGTTTCCATCAGAAAAATTACACCTTCGCTAGACGGGAAGGCGAATTCTCGGTACTTCATGTTTCGTTCAATCTCCAACGACACACCGGGTATTTCTTGATTCAGGTTTATGTGCCCTGCATACTCATCGTGGTGCTGTCCTGGGTATCATTCTGGATCCATCGGGAGGCAACCAGCGATCGGGTCGGGTTGGGAATCACTACGGTGCTGACACTGTCGACGATTAGTTTGGACTCACGAACGGATCTGCCGAAGGTTCGCTACGCGACGGCCCTGGATTGGTTTTTGCTGATGAGTTTTTTCTACTGTATCGCGACACTGCTGGAGTTTGCCGGAGTGCACTATTTTACCAAG GTCGGCAGTGGGGAGATTCCACTAGACGAGGATGAATGGGAGGATATAGACAACGTGGTGGAGATTGGACTCAGCGTCATTTGCAGTGGAATGCGTTCGCGAACCGCGTCCATCAATGATTCACCGCAACGTTTGATGCCACCACGGAGACGCAATTCGCTTATCTGTCCCATCTACAATGATCCCCATCACATGTTCAAACCGACGACCTCACATCTCTCGACGATGGAACGGACTACCCAGACGGAACCACCGAAGGAACCCCGTTGGAAGCAGCTTTGGCTTTGCTTTCTGGGCGATGATCAATTCCGACGGCGGAGACAACGCGAGGCAACTGGTCGGG CTGGAGCCAATCGACATGTGAACAGTGTTTCGCTGATCGACCAAGCAGCGAGAGTAATGTTTCCAGCTTCGTTTACATTTTTCAATGTTCTTTACTGGTTATGCTACTACACCTACCAGGCCGACTTCACCTGGTCCCCTCTGAAGGAGCAAAGTTAA
- the LOC131425862 gene encoding gamma-aminobutyric acid receptor subunit alpha-6 isoform X2, translating to MMLKLLLFILGSSFLGITSKVSCYSVKVGHIQQHNTLENGLLIAANISIGHLRKHKFVYYLPRVNGASSDGKQQQHNSSSFLKHDYTNNTNKANFELRGDLLPTKPRRIRHIPISTDRSTSIDERPPLQQHQPEQPELQKKYQRYYIYSSAPRERAAGTEQDADRFMASKYDLFRSRSGANGLPTRSLNISNQEYEYESYRKVKKRSAADDMLSKNITMILENLLKSYENSQMPTHGQGIPTVVKTNILIRSMGPMSELEMDYSMDCYFRQYWRDKRLSFHGPIKSLSLSIKMLERIWRPDTYFYNGKHSHIHTITVPNKLLRLSQDGEILYSMRLTIKASCLMQLRSFPMDRQSCPLVLGSYAYSRQQLIYEWQNDESVNFVPGMTLSQFDLMSFHQKNYTFARREGEFSVLHVSFNLQRHTGYFLIQVYVPCILIVVLSWVSFWIHREATSDRVGLGITTVLTLSTISLDSRTDLPKVRYATALDWFLLMSFFYCIATLLEFAGVHYFTKVGSGEIPLDEDEWEDIDNVVEIGLSVICSGMRSRTASINDSPQRLMPPRRRNSLICPIYNDPHHMFKPTTSHLSTMERTTQTEPPKEPRWKQLWLCFLGDDQFRRRRQREATGRAGANRHVNSVSLIDQAARVMFPASFTFFNVLYWLCYYTYQADFTWSPLKEQS from the exons GATAACCAGCAAGGTATCATGCTATTCCGTGAAGGTAGGCCACATTCAGCAGCACAACACACTGGAAAATGGACTGCTGATTGCCGCAAATATTTCGATCGGTCACCTGCGCAAACACAAGTTCGTCTACTATCTGCCAAG AGTCAACGGTGCATCTTCCGACGgcaagcagcagcagcacaacTCGTCCTCCTTTCTCAAACACGACTACACAAACAACACCAACAAAGCTAACTTCGAACTACGGGGAGATCTTCTACCAACAAAACCTCGCCGAATACGCCACATTCCAATTTCAACGGACCGATCAACTTCGATCGACGAGCGACCACCGCTGCAACAACATCAACCAGAACAACCAGAGCTCCAGAAGAAATATCAACGCTATTACATCTATAGTAGTGCTCCTCGCGAGCGTGCTGCAGGAACAGAACAGGATGCGGATCGATTTATGGCCAGCAAATATGATCTTTTTAGATCGCGATCGGGAGCTAATGGGCTACCGACTagatcattgaatatctcgaatCAAGAATACGAGTACGAATCTTATCGAAAAGTGAAAAAACGCAGCGCCGCAGATGACATGCTAAGTAAAAACATTACGATGATTTTGGAAAATCTACTCAAGAGTTATGAGAACTCCCAGATGCCCACACATGGACAAG GCATTCCTACGGTTGTCAAGACAAATATACTGATTCGTAGCATGGGACCAATGTCGGAACTAGAAATG GACTACTCTATGGATTGCTACTTCCGTCAATACTGGCGTGATAAACGGCTTAGCTTCCACGGTCCAATCAAGAGCCTATCGTTGAGCATTAAAATGCTCGAACGAATCTGGCGACCGGATACGTATTTCTACAATGGGAAACATTCGCACATCCACACCATCACGGTTCCGAACAAACTGCTCCGGTTGAGTCAAGACGGTGAAATTCTGTACTCAATGCGCCTGACGATTAAAGCCTCCTGTTTGATGCAATTGCGAAGCTTTCCAATGGACCGTCAGTCGTGTCCGCTGGTATTGGGAAGTTACGCCTACTCCCGGCAGCAGCTAATCTACGAGTGGCAAAATGACGAATCGGTCAACTTCGTGCCCGGAATGACCCTCAGTCAGTTCGATCTGATGAGTTTCCATCAGAAAAATTACACCTTCGCTAGACGGGAAGGCGAATTCTCGGTACTTCATGTTTCGTTCAATCTCCAACGACACACCGGGTATTTCTTGATTCAGGTTTATGTGCCCTGCATACTCATCGTGGTGCTGTCCTGGGTATCATTCTGGATCCATCGGGAGGCAACCAGCGATCGGGTCGGGTTGGGAATCACTACGGTGCTGACACTGTCGACGATTAGTTTGGACTCACGAACGGATCTGCCGAAGGTTCGCTACGCGACGGCCCTGGATTGGTTTTTGCTGATGAGTTTTTTCTACTGTATCGCGACACTGCTGGAGTTTGCCGGAGTGCACTATTTTACCAAG GTCGGCAGTGGGGAGATTCCACTAGACGAGGATGAATGGGAGGATATAGACAACGTGGTGGAGATTGGACTCAGCGTCATTTGCAGTGGAATGCGTTCGCGAACCGCGTCCATCAATGATTCACCGCAACGTTTGATGCCACCACGGAGACGCAATTCGCTTATCTGTCCCATCTACAATGATCCCCATCACATGTTCAAACCGACGACCTCACATCTCTCGACGATGGAACGGACTACCCAGACGGAACCACCGAAGGAACCCCGTTGGAAGCAGCTTTGGCTTTGCTTTCTGGGCGATGATCAATTCCGACGGCGGAGACAACGCGAGGCAACTGGTCGGG CTGGAGCCAATCGACATGTGAACAGTGTTTCGCTGATCGACCAAGCAGCGAGAGTAATGTTTCCAGCTTCGTTTACATTTTTCAATGTTCTTTACTGGTTATGCTACTACACCTACCAGGCCGACTTCACCTGGTCCCCTCTGAAGGAGCAAAGTTAA